Part of the Henckelia pumila isolate YLH828 chromosome 2, ASM3356847v2, whole genome shotgun sequence genome is shown below.
TTAAACAAAACACACGTTTATTCACATAACAGCACGGAATACATTTTACAAGAAGTTTGCTTATTCAATAGTAATACAACTTGAGATGCAACGTGCTCCAGGGCCGCTTCAGGGTCTTACCTTGACTATCTTCCAAGTACCAAGCCCCCCTTCCCACCTTCCGAGTAATCTTGTAAGGACCTTCCCACTTTGCTTCTAACTTCTTTACATCCCCTGCAGGGTTAACCTTCTTCAATACAAGGTCTCCTATCTGGAATTCTCGAGGCTTGACTCCCTTGTTGAAAGCTTTCATCACTCTTCCCCTGTAAGCCTCCATCCTTACGGCCGCCCTTCCTCGCTTCTCCTCTATCAAGTCCAACTCCTGCGCTCGGCTACCGATTCCTTCCCCTTGGTAAGCTTGTATTCGGGGAGAAGATTGTCCAATCTCCACGGGTAACACTGCTTCGGACCCATACACCAGACCGAAATGTGTTTCTCAAGTAGTTGTTTTTGGCGTGGTACGATAAGCCCACAACACCCCCGCAATTTCCTCCACCCAATTTTTACCCATGCCATAGAGCCTGGCTTGCAAAGACCGCACTATCGTTCGATTGGTTACCTCCGTCTGTCCATTACTCTGAGGATAGGCTACCGAGGTAAAGGCCTGCTGAATCTTCATCTCTGCACACCAATCCTTCATCTTCCGTCCCTGAAACTGCCTTCCATTATCAGAAACTAATTTTCGAGGAACACCAAACCGGCACACAATATTCTTCCAAATGAAGTTTAACACAACCTCTTCTGTAATTCTTGCAAGGGGCTCTGCCTCTACCCACTTAGAGAAATAATCTACCGCCACCAAAAGGAACTTCTTCTGCCTGGACCCTGGAGGAAAAGGTCCCACAATATCCAAGCCCCACTGGTCGAATGGGCAGGATGCCCATACGGCTTGCAACTCCGCTGTCGGTTTATGAGAAAAATTTCCAAATCTTTGGCATCCTTCGCAAGCATTGACTATTTGACGGGCATCCTGCTGTAGAGTAGGCCACCAATACCCGGCTAATAGAGTACGCCGGGCTAGGCTCCATATTCCTCCGTGATCCCCACAGCATCCCTCATGTATTTCTTGGAGCACATATTTCACCTCCTTTTCCTCCAGGCATCTTAGTAGTGGGCCCTGAAAGGATCTTCGATACAGACTCCCATTCAAAAGGGTGAAACGGGGTATCTGTCTTCTGACCTTTTGGGCCACTGCCCCATCTGAGGGAAGAGTACCTGTCTGTAAATAGTTAATGAGAGGGGTCATCCAAGATTCCTCCTTTCCTTCTTGCTTCTCGTCCTCTATTGCCAATACCGACCCGACTTGTTGTATCACCTCCCGGCTGTCGCCACTGCTCCAGGAAGTGGCCATTTTGGCCAGCGCATCTGACTCAGTATTATGTTCCCGGGGAATCTGCTCTATGCTCCAACTGGAGAAAACACCTCCCTGTTTCTTGACCAGTTCCATGTACTCTCGCAACCTTTCTTCCTTAACACTGAACATTCCCTGTAATTGCTGCACTACCAGCTGGGAATCAGAGTAAATAATCACATGCTCCGCTCCTGCCTCTCGAGCCAACTTTAAACCCGTTGCGACTGCCTCGTACTCCGCCTCATTATTCGACTTGAAAGTGTGCAACCTCATGGCTATCCGGGTTTTTTCCTGCGTGGGAGAGATCAGGACCACACCCACCCCACTTCCTTTCGAGCTGCTAGCTCCGTCCACGAACACCCTCCATACCTCCTCCTGGCCGAACGTGAGAATCTCTGTCAAGAAGTCGGACAGAGCCTGTGCTTTGATGGTAACCCGGGGTTGATATTCGATGTCATACTCCCCTAGCTCTACTGCCCACTTGACCAGTCTGCCCGAAGTATCTGGGTGAGTCATCACCCGACCCAGCAAACTGTTAGTTAAGACCGTGATTGGATGGGATAGGAAGTATGGTCTAAGCTTCCGGGCTGTAAGGATGAGCGCAAGAGCCATCTTTTCTATATCACCATACCTAATTTTTGGTCCTTTCAAGGCATGACTTACATAATAGACAGGTTTCTGGTCCCTGGCTTCCTCTCTGATCAGTACGGAACTTACAGCATGCTCAGTTGTAGAGAGATATACCCACAATCTTTCTCCAGGTTTTGGTTTGACCAGAATCGGCAGATTAGCCAGATGCTCCTTCAATTCCTGAAAAGCTTTCTCGCATTCCTGAGTCCATCCGAATTTTTGGGTCTTCCTCAACACCTGGAAGAAAGGATAACTCCTATGAGCCGAACGGGCGATGAATCGGGACAGGGCGGTGATTCTTCCTGTCAACCGCTGTACCTCCCGGATAGAGGTTGGTGAGGGCAtttctttcaatattttcaCCTTTTCAGGATTAACTTCTATCCCTCTCTCCGTTACCACAAAACCTAAAAACTTCCCGCTCTTGACTCCGAAAACACACTTGGCCGGGTTAAGTTTTATCCCGTACTTTCGAAGAGTGTTAAAGGTTTCTTCTAAGTCGGGAATGAAATCCCGCCCAGCTCGGGACTTTACCAggatatcatctacatataccTCCACATTCCTGCCGAGCTGGCCTTGGAAGACCTTGTCCATCATCCTTTGATAGGTGGCCCCTGCATTTATTAACCCAAACGGCataaccacataacaaaaagtccCTCCGGAAGTGATAAAACTAACCTTGTCTTGATCTTCCTGTGCCAGGGGGATTTGGTGGTATCCCTGGTATGCGTCCATAAAGCTAAGCAACTCAAAGCCTGATGTAGAGTCCACCAGCTGGTCCACCCGAGGGAGAGGGTAACAATCTTTAGGGCAAGCTTCGTTCAGGTTTTGGAAATCAATGCACATCCTCCACTTCCCGGTAGTTTTGGGTACCAGTACCACGTTGGACAGCCAAGTAGGGAACTGTACCTCCCGGATATGCCCTGCCTCTTTCAACTCCCGAACCTGGTCAGCGATGACTTTGTCCTTATCCGCCCCAAAATGTCGCTTCTTCTGTTTGATAACCCGAGCTCCCGGGAGGATATTAAGCTTGTGTTCGGCCACCTGAGGTGGGATTCCAGTTAACTCCTGGGAAGACCAGGCGAATACATCTGTATTCTTGGCCAGGCATGCTTTCAATTGATTCATAAAGCCGACCTCCAAATCCCTAGCCACCTTGACAATTTTTCCTGGTTGTTCTGGGAATAATTGCACTACCTCATGCTCCTCCTTAACCTCCCCTATTGTGCACACCTCCTTTTTGCCAGGATCACCTCCTCCTTATTCACCATGAGCTTTCTTATTGTCCACTCGTACCGTATCAGCATAACATCTTCGAGAGAAGGGTTGGTCTCCTTTTACTTCCCCTATCTGGTTTCCCACCGGGAATTTAATCTTTTGATGATATGCAGAAGCCACAGCCATGAAGGCGTTCAAAGCTGGTCTCCCCAAGATTACATTATAGGAAGATGGAGCTTCTACTATTGAAAAGAGAGTCATGATAGTTCTTCTCAATTCACCGGCTCCCAGGGTAATGGGCAACCAAACCTCTCCCCGAGGCTGTACTGTGTGCCCCGCGAACCCGTAGAGAGAGGTTTTCACCAAATTGACCTCACATCCCAGCAGGTCCATTTGTTCAAAAGCTTCTTGGAAAATGACATTTACCGAGCTTCCCGAATCAACGAAAACCCGCCTTATGTCATAGTTAGCCACCCTGGCTTGGATGAGCAAGGCATCATTATGAGGGGTGACCACGTCCTTCAAATCCTCTGGCCCGAAGGAAATGACCGGGCAAGAGGTTACTTTCCGGGTCTCTAAACCCAATACTTCTCTCTTACTCCAGGATTTCCGAGCCCTATTCGAATCCCCATCAGTGGACCCCCCTGATATCATGTTGATGACTCCTCGGGAGGGTCCATCTCGTGTCCTATCCTCCAATCGCTGAGGTGGAACCCCCCGGGCTTTTTCTGAGATAGCCTCATCAGGCCTGTGCGCCGCAAATCCTGGTGCCCTATAAGGTCCTCGCTGTCTTTTATCCATCCTCCTTTCCTCTCCTGACATCGGCCTTTTTGCATCCGGGGCGCGTCTTCTGCACTCGCTGGTATCATGAGTGTTGACCTCGTGAATGGAGCAATATTTTCCCGCTCCTTTTTGGGAGGTCTGCCGAACTCCCTCCTCGCACACATGGACCCCTCGATCTCTAGTTACTTTCGGCGGGGCATGAGCCATCAACCTCCCCAGATAATCAGTTTTCCCTCCTCCCGGGTTATTCCTACTTCCTCTCTCTATGTTCCCTTCTCGCTTGTCTTTATCCCGCTTTTGCTTCTGGGCCTCCTCCATATTAATGTACTTTTCAGCCCGGGCTAAGAGGTCTTCAAAGTTTCGAGGGGTTTTCTTTACCAGCGACCGGAAGAATTCTCCCTCCCTGAGACCTTGAGTAAAGGCTGTGATCCGGGTTTTCGGTGCGCACGCTGGAATCTCTAAAGTTATTTTGTTGAACTTCTTGATATATGCTCTTAGAGATTCCTCTCCCACCTGCTTTACCTCAAAAATACTGAGAGTAGTCTTTCTGTACCGTTTACTGCTGCTGAAATGCTGCAGAAAGATTTCCCGAAACTTTTTAAAGACATCAATGCTTCCGTCCTCCAAGTTTTCAAACCACCGTTGGGCAGAATCTTCCAATGTGGTTAAGAAAACTTTACACTTGATTTGATCATTATAACAATGTAACATGGCCACATTTTCGAACCGGGCCATGTGCTCCTCTGGATCACCACTACCATCGTACCCTTTGATCTTCGCTGATTTGAATTGTAATGGCAAGGGCTCTTTAATAATCTCTGGCGAGAAAGGGCATCCCGAGCTTTTGACTCGCGAAGATTCCCGCGAGTCAGTGTTTTccaattttagaattttttgtTTCAGCAGTTCCAACTCCCCCACCATGGTGACATGGGCAGACTCAGCATGTGATTCTGCCTCCTGTTCCGCCTGTATGCCCTCTCGTCCTCCTCCTCTCTTCTCCTTCTCTTTTCCTTCTTCCCGCACCTTGTCTACTGTTTTTTCCTGCTCCTTCCCTAGTTCCCCCTGGTTCCTCTCCTGCTCCTGCTCCTGCTCCTGTTGCTTCTCCGGATCGCCTTCCCCCTTCTCCTGTCGTAGAGCTAGGATCCTTTGTAATGCAGCCTCTACCATGGCATTCACTTGATCCTGCAGATTTGCCATCGCTCGCTGGGAGCTTTCGGGATCCTCAATAATCGTCATATCCACGTCTTAAATCTCAgagtttcccacagacggcgccaatgatgCGAACATCATAAAATGTATGCCCCGGGGGTGGGTGTAATCCCGGGAAGTGGATGGTTTTAGATATACGGAGTGGACTTAAAAAATTTTAGAGAGTGAGTGTGTGCTAGAAAGTGATTGTCCTCTCCCCTTGACCAGGCGTAGGAGCCTGGTATTTATACGTGCTGACCTGACTCTTTTATGATTATCCAGTATGGCCTAACTGACACTTTGCGATAGGACGGTTGTCACGTGTGATTAGACACCCCGTAATACTAGGAGGAACCCATACCGTGACAGCGTGATTCATAATGATTTGATTCGAAGTAGAAGTCTGCCACACGTAAAAGAGGTATGGGcttcattttatataaaatgaccTTGGGCCCACCGAGTATTATCGGCCCCTGGTTTCCGGATACTTATCCTTTCATCTGTGGGCCCCTGAGGGAGCTTCTAAGTCCCTGGTTTACAAGTCGACCCCGGGCCCATCACCCGGGAGGGAGTCCCCTGAGGGAGCTCCTGGGTTCCCGGTTTACAAGACAACCTCGGGCCCGTCACCCGGGATGATGCTGGGTTCCCATCTCGCAAGATGACCCCGGACCCATCGTCTGATCATACCAGGATAACAGACGACAAATTGGATATACCTATGAAATGTGAGAGGTGGCACATGTGAATGTGAAAATTATTAATTGAAGCAAAATGGAGGAGAAGGGCACGGAAAACTTCCCCACGATAAAGAACGTGCTCGAACTGGGATTTTTGTGTAGGTTATTTACTTTATcatgttttttctttttttgtttttttaattgataaattTGAGAGTCAAATAtgtaatttgatttttattgacaTACCAACCTACCAAACAGTTTGTAAAAGGCCCTCCCCTATTTAATAGAATGGTAAAAGATGAAGAGTTGTTTGGTTGGCATGTCCTCAGTTTGattgtttttgtgtgtttttttttctgagttcattttaattaaacttgTTTTAAGTTGAAGTGATCGTGCCAGAAGTGATACTCATTATCGATTCATTTtcgagttatttgcaccaaatacacctgtaaaatattaaaaatgcacgCTTTTTtcatgtgaaattttaataggcatcttcaaatttga
Proteins encoded:
- the LOC140877225 gene encoding uncharacterized protein; the protein is MANLQDQVNAMVEAALQRILALRQEKGEGDPEKQQEQEQEQERNQGELGKEQEKTVDKVREEGKEKEKRGGGREGIQAEQEAESHAESAHVTMVGELELLKQKILKLENTDSRESSRVKSSGCPFSPEIIKEPLPLQFKSAKIKGYDGSGDPEEHMARFENVAMLHCYNDQIKCKVFLTTLEDSAQRWFENLEDGSIDVFKKFREIFLQHFSSSKRYRKTTLSIFEVKQVGEESLRAYIKKFNKITLEIPACAPKTRITAFTQGLREGEFFRSLVKKTPRNFEDLLARAEKYINMEEAQKQKRDKDKREGNIERGSRNNPGGGKTDYLGRLMAHAPPKVTRDRGVHVCEEGVRQTSQKGAGKYCSIHEVNTHDTSECRRRAPDAKRPMSGEERRMDKRQRGPYRAPGFAAHRPDEAISEKARGVPPQRLEDRTRDGPSRGVINMISGGSTDGDSNRARKSWSKREVLGLETRKVTSCPVISFGPEDLKDVVTPHNDALLIQARVANYDIRRVFVDSGSSVNVIFQEAFEQMDLLGCEVNLVKTSLYGFAGHTVQPRGEVWLPITLGAGELRRTIMTLFSIVEAPSSYNVILGRPALNAFMAVASAYHQKIKFPVGNQIGEVKGDQPFSRRCYADTVRVDNKKAHGE